TCAGACTCTTGAGCATAAACAGGAATATCTGAAATTGGCTCACGTGTGTTTTGATCAAAGTAACTGCCTAAATCGGCAACATCTTTAGCATCTAAATAATAACCGTCAGCAACAAAAGATAAATCACTTGTTGGTTCAAACACTGCCGATAACTGCACGCCATTTCGCTCACGGCTTATCCCTTCACGACCTGGCTTATCTTCATCAGATAATAAGCCGTTAAATCTCACACCAACGGTATCTGAAATAGCATGGTTATAATCGACCGTGAGACGACGATGCTCATCAGTGCCTAAACCTAAATCGACTCGGCCTAAGTTATAAGACGTTGACGCCTTTTTAGTCACGCTGTTAATCGCACCGCCAGAAGAACCACGACCAGCAAATGTCGAGCTTGGGCCTTTGGTAATTTCTACCACTTCGGTGGCAAAACTTTCACGGGTTGTCATACCTGGGTCACGAAGACCATCAACAAATACATCACTGCGAGCTTCATGACCACGGATAATGTAACGATCGCCAAAGGCATTACCATTTTCACCCGTACCTAAAGTAATACCCGCTTGGGCTGACAAAATATCTTTTAAATCTGTTTTACCAGACTCTTGTATTTGGTCTTGTGTTAGCACTGTGATCACTTGAGGTGTATCAACCAAATCTGCCACACGGCGAAGATCGCCAGAAGACTCAGATAAGTAAATCGAGTTTTTCACCCCATGAACTTTAATACGTTCGATGGCTTCAGCAGATTGATTTTTATCACATTCAACTCCGCTAATTTCGGTATTACAAGTTTCATTCACCTCTGTTTTAGCAGCTGTGACTTCGGCTGATGCAGCATCTGCAAATACTGCAGGGGAGCCAAATACTAAGGCTGCAGCAACGGCTTGAGCGCCGAGTGATAAGTTTTTTTGCTGTACTGGTTTCATCTTCTGAACTGTCCTTTGTTAACAAAATTATGAAATTCAGGCGGATACTAACAAAAAATCAACATTAATGTAAATCGTTATCATTTAGATTTACATTATCAAATTGGCATATATTAGTCATTTATGTTTTTAGCAGATTTAAAAGGCGGTTAAACAAACAGGTTGAAGTTTTATATAGGTTGATCAATACTTGATTAATCAAGTATTATACAACTATTAATTCAAGAGTGAATACCATGTCAGAATCACTATCAGCATTAATGGCACTTTCAAGTGCCTTTGGCCGCTTTAACAAAAAAATAGATCGTGCCTTAAGCGTCCACGGCATTAGCTTTACTGAGTTTCAAGTACTCGAGAAATTGGCACAATCACCTAATCAAGTGATGAGCCGTGTTGAACTGGCCGAAGCCACTAACCTCACCGCTTCAGGGATCACTCGCTTGTTAATGCCAATGGAGAAGATCCATTTAATCGATAAAGAAAAGAACAGCAGAGATGCCAGAGTCAGCTTAGTCAAATTAACAACGGCTGGAAAAGAGGTCTATCAGGATGCATCGGTAACAAGTCAAAGTTGTAGTGAGGGCACCACAAAGCAATTAACCGAGAAACAAGTGGCGCAATTACAGCTGTTTTTGAGCAAATTAAGTTAATTAAATTAAGTTAAGTTAAGTTAAGTTAAGTTAAGTTAAGTTAAGCAAATTAAATTAACTGTCAGTCTCATAGACTTCTAATGGCAGATCGTCAGGATCGCTAAAAAAAGTAAACTTTTTACCCGTGTATTCATCCACTCTTACGGGCTCAACCTTAATATTATGCCGCCCTAAATAAGCCACCGTTGCGTCAATATCATCAACCTTGAAAGCAAGGTGGCGTAAGCCCTGCGCTTCAGGGTAACTGGGTCGTTTAGGCGAGTTAGGAATAGAGAACAGTTCAATTTGGCTACCATCAGGTAACTGTAAATCAAGCTTATAAGAGTCTCTTGCTTCACGGTAATTTTCTGCAATCACCTTAAAGCCCAATACTTCGGTATAAAACCGTTTTGATACTGAATAGTCATTACAAATGATCGCCACATGATGGATTCCGTTGAACATAAAGCCCCTATTGATACCATTAGAAAACAAATGATAGCGTTAAAAAAAACAAACCCTGATAGATGACTCTATCAGGGTTTGTAATAAACCTCACTGCTGAACCTCATTGATAAAACGCACTGATGAATATCAGCTCAACAATGTATGTCCAAGCATATCAGTTCAATCTCAGTTCAATGTCAGGCGATTACACACCCACTTCAGCGCCGTCATCTTTACGTATAACCACAGTAGCGGCGCGGGCACGGACCGTTGTACCTGCTGGCGTTTCTTCAGTCGCAACAGCAGAATAAGGCCAGTTACTTGGATGCTGGATATTAGCAAATACCGTGGTGTAATCAGGCGTAATAGCAAAGCCTGTTACTTCACAGCCATTAGGGCCAACAAAGAAGCGCTTTAACTCAGCTTGGTTATCAGCACTAACTACTTGCTGCTGACCATTGTCGTCCGTCATTGGCGAAGGCACGATCGCAAGCATTTGATCGTTAGTGTATTCCTCAACTTCATCAGCACCATTATCAGTTTGCACCCATAAAATACCGCGCTTATCAAAAGCTAATCCATCTGGGCTAGCAAATTGGTTAAGGTCAGTTAAGCCTGAACGGTTAGTGTCTTCATCGCCATCAGCTGGAGAACCAAATACAAAGATATCCCAAGTGAACTCAGTAGCATTGCTGCCCTCGTCCCAACGAATAATATGGCCAAAGCTGTTATTTAAACGTGGGTTAGCAGGGTTAGTGCTATCAACACGTTTAGTGTTATTGGTCAGTGTTAAGTAAACCGTGCCAGTAAATGGATCAACACTTGCCCATTCAGGGCGATCCATCGGAGTTGCGCCAACTAAATCTGCCGCGCCTGCCGTATTTAGAATAATTGCAGCAATCGAGTCAAAGCTGTCAGCTAAGGTATTGCCATCAGTGGTGACACTGTCTAGTGTCAGTGGCAACCACTCACCCACACCATCTTCACTGAACTTGGCGACATATAAAGTGCCGTCGTTCATGTACTTATCACCAGTGATGATGCGGTTAGTTGAGTTAGCATCCGCTTCATCCCACAGCGCAGTAGATTCATACTTGTAAAGGTATTCAAAACGAGAATCATGACCGGAATAAAACACTACTGGCTTACCAACAGCTAACTTACCAAAGGTACAACCTTCATGGCGAAAACGCCCAAGTGCAGTACGTTTTACCGCTCGAGAATTGGGGTTATAAGGGTCGATTTCAACAATATAACCATGGCCATTTGCTTCATTACGGTAATCATTAGCCGCACTTGATCCTGAAGGCGTTACATCAAAACGTGCAAATTCATCTAAACGCTCATCATCATTACCAGCAAGGTGATCCCAGCCATAACGAGTGCCTGAAGTTGATAGACCAATACGCTGCTGCTCTTGCGTTAACTCACCACGATTAACAAAATAACCTGGCCAGTTTTCTTCACACGTTAAGTAAGTGCCCCAAGGCGTGTAACCGTTACCACAGTTATTCAGTGTGCCACGGGCTTGGCTACCATCTGGAGAGTAACGCGTTTCAAGGTATGAGCTGTACGCAAGCGGGCCAGCAATATCCATAACTGTCGCACCAGTAAAACGGCGGTTGTGGTCGTCATTTTTAACCGTTTCCCACATGCCATTGTTTAGCTTGATACGTACAACAGAGATGCCATGGGCATTGATTTCTTTACGAATTTCATCAAGCTCGGTGCGATGGCCATCAGCATCTACTGTAGGGCCCATTGGGTGCAATGCTGCTTGGTCAATGTATTCATGATTAACACATAATAGGCCGTCATCACCCGCTTCAGTTAATGGGAAAAAATGCATGCCATCATGATGCATACCCATTGAGTTAGCTTGATCTTCAGCGGTATTTGAACCGTCCTCTTTAAACGCATTCGCTTTATCGTTTAAAGGCTCGCCCCAAGGCGCAAGTACATAAGCAGAGTAACCAGCAGCAACTGTTACCGCATCAGTTTTAGAACCAGCAATAGATTCAAAGCCTAGCGTTGCCAGACTCACATTCGGTGTATCTGGCGTGGTAGGCGTATCATCGACTGGGGTTGAGTCGTTATTAGAATCTGAATCAGAACTACAACCCGCTATTCCAAAACCACTGAAAGCAGTCATTGCACTTAATCCAAGACCACTTTTGACAAAGTTACGTCTTGAAAGGTGTTTATCTAATACTTCGTTAAATGGCGTGTTATTGCTCTTATTAAAACGAGTTGGATCAAATGTAGCCTTGCTCATAAAATATCCTTGCGATCAAAAGTTGCAAACGTTGTTGTATTTTTCGAACAGAGTAAGAATTAAATATGACAAACGAACTTAACTGAGATGACAAAAATAAAACAACTGTATGACACAAGGCGAAATTAACGATACAAATGTAATAAGCTCACTTCTAAACGATTTAAAAACGAAGGTAAAAGGAAGTAAGCAGAAAGGAAATGATGTGAAGAGGATGATGTGAAAGGGAAATAAAACTATTCCCCTATCAAGGCTGGGCTACTTGCGCTTTTTAGCTGATTCAGCCAATGCCTTTTGACGTGCTTGTTGTTTTAGAGAGCCTTTTTTAGCTTTACGTGGGGTAGCGACAGGCTCTTTCGTTAAGTCTGGTTCAAAACCTGGATACCATTGCTGCGGTAAGCGTCTATCTAGCTTTCGCTCTACCGCCACTAGCAAACCTTCATCATCTGGGCTGAGTAAGGTCACCGCAATGCCTTCTTTACCTGCTCTACCAGTACGCCCAATACGGTGAACATAATCTTCTGCTTTAAATGGCAACTCAAAGTTAATGACTGCATCAAGTTGTTCTATATCTAGTCCACGTGCTGCCACATCAGTGGCCACCAGCACGCTTACTTTACCCGTTTTAAAATCAGCTAAAGTAGACTCTCGCACAAATTGAGATAAGTCGGCATGAAACGGAGCAGCGTTGATATTGCTCGATTTTAATTGTTCTGAAATCTTATCTGCACCTTGTTTCGTGCGGCTAAACACTAAAACTTGAGACCAAGACTCTTTGTTAATAACATGGCTGAGTAAAGCAGATTTACGCTCACTATCGAGGTTATAAACCCGTTCAATAATTTTAGCTGCGGTGCTGTTTCTTTTAGCAGTTTCGACTATTTTGGGGCTACGTAATAAACGCTGGCTGAACCTAAAAATTTGATCATCTAAGGTGGCAGAAAATAAGGCAGTTTGGCGCTGTTTAGGCAGACGTTTTAATACTTCAACAATTTCTTCTTTAAAGCCCATATCTAACATGCGATCGGCTTCATCTAATACAAAGTATTCCAATGAGGCTAGTGACATCACTTGATTGCGTAAATGATCCAGTAACCTGCCGGGGGTTGCGATCAAAATATCACAGTCAGCTTGTATCGCATTAACTTGGGCTTTAATACTCACACCGCCATAAACCACAACTGCTTTTATATCAGTACCATTAGCATAATCAGTGACACTCTGATGAACTTGCTGAGCAAGCTCTCGAGTGGGCACTAAAATGAGCGCTTTAATTCGATTGTTATTATCTAGAACGGAGCCTGAAACGGAACTTGTATCCGAAACGGCATTAGCATTCAATATGCCCTGTAAAATCGGCAAGGCAAATGCAGCCGTTTTGCCTGTGCCTGTCTGCGCCCCAGCCATGACATCTTCACCCGCTAACAGTAACGGTATAGCTGCAGCTTGAATGTCAGTAGGCTGCTCGTAGCCTAGAACAGTTAAACGCTGAGTTAATGTGGGGTGTAAACCTAAAGAAGAAAAAGATAACGCTGAGGCAGACATAAATACTCCATGATAATATCGCTACAGTTTACCACGCAGCCAATATACACAAAAGCATACCTCAGCTAATCATCAAGCGCTTAGTTTAAGTAAAACAACTGCATATTGGCTTCAATGGGTAAGCTAAATTGCTCAGGATTAATATTCACAAAACCATTATTTTTCAGCACTTTTATTGAGCCTATGTTGTGCTCTACTACATTCGCCAATAATGGCCGTCTATGACAGCGGGTAATAAATTGTGACACGGCATCAGTCGCAATGCCCTTGCCCCAGTTAGCTGGCCCAATCCAATAACCTAGGTAATGTTCAATCTGAAGTGGTGCATCAGCGCTTTCAGCAGTCATCGACCAACAGACAATACTGCCCACTAACTCCAAAGTACCTGCGTCATCTTTAAGCCAAATGCCTTCAGCTATCGCAGTATCACTTGCCAAGATATTCTGTTGCCAATGGGCGATAAAATCGGCTTTATTGCGCGCAGGAAAGTCAGCCATATCATTGGCAAGTGGATCATTTTGAAACTCAAATAGTAACGGTAAGTCGGCAGACGTGATGGGCTGTAAACTTAGATTAAGTTCTTGGGTTGCACTCATTAATCAGTTAACTCCTTTAATTGATTATTCTTGTAGATTCTTGATTCTCAAATCTTGTGTCTGGCTAACAATAATCACATATTATTTATTGAGCAAATGACTCATTAGCTGAATATCAACCTGAGCGTACTCGACACGCACCATGTTATGAAAATAATTAGATTTATTTCAAATCCTCACCTTACAATCAAAACCAATGAAACACCGATATCGAGAAAGTTAATCAATAATTTTACTGGCAATATGATTACCCTTGAAGCTATCTTTGTATATAAACAATAGGGTTTAGCTTGAGGAGAGCAAAATGGATAAAGCACTTCAAACAATGATTGATAATATGCCTGAAAAAACAGGTAAGTCACTGGCACAATGGTTAGTCATATTATCTGAGCAAAACATTGAAAAACACGGCCAAGCCGTTAAGTACCTAAAAGAGCAACACGGTGTCACCCATGGTTTTGCCAATACCATTGTCACTTTATCAAAGCAAAAAGATGAATCCGCTGATGATTTAGTTTCTCAGCAATATCAAGGTAAAGAGCAGCTCACACCCATTTATGACTTACTCACATCAACCGTTAAAGGTTTTGGTGATGATGTGGTTATTACGCCCAAAAAAGCCAGTGTGAGTATTATCCGCAAAAAGCAATTTGCCCTGATAAAACCTGCCACTAAAAGCCGAATTGATCTTGGTTTAAAGCTTAAAGATACCGCCCCCCAAGGCTGCCTTGAAGGTTCTGGCCCCTTTGGCACCATGTGTAGCCATCGAATACAGCTAAAAGAAGTCGGCGACGTTAATGCAGAAGTTAAACAATGGCTGCTAGAAGCATATAAACAATCGGTTTAGTGTCTATCTCAAACAGAAAATAACAATTAATGCGTGCTGTCCCTTATGGTAAACTACGCGCTAATCGAATATCGACAATTTTAGCTTTCAAGGAAACCCAAAGTGACTGATTCAGCCATGCGTCTTAATAAATACATCAGTGAAAGTGGCATTTGTTCACGCCGTGATGCCGACCGTTTTATTGAGCAAGGCAATGTATTTATCAATGGTAAACGTGCGCAAGTGGGTGACCAAGTTTCCTTTGGCGATAAAGTGAAAGTTAATGGCCAAGATATTGAGCCCCGTGATGCAGAAGACTTAGTATTTATCGCCCTCAACAAACCCGTTGGTATTGTCAGTACCACCGAAGGCACTGAGCGCGATAACATCGTCGATTTTGTTAATCACTCCACTCGTATTTTCCCTATTGGCCGTTTAGATAAAGACTCGCAAGGCTTGATATTTCTGACTAATAATGGTGATTTGGTCAATAAAATCCTCCGCGCTGGCAACAACCACGATAAAGAATACGTGGTCACAGTGAACAAACCGATTACCGATGACTTCATTAAAGGCATGGGCGCAGGCGTACCGATATTAGGTGTGGTAACTAAAAAATGTAAGGTTGAACAAGTCTCGCCTTATGCATTTAAAATCGTTTTAGTCCAAGGACTTAACCGTCAAATTCGCCGTATGTGTGAATACTTCAACTTTGAGGTCACTAAGCTTGAACGTCAACAGATTATGAATGTCAGCCTTAAAGGTCTACCCATTGGTGAGTGGCGTGACTTAGATAAACAAGAATTAGATGTGTTGTTTGACATGATCAAAGATTCTTCATCTGAAGATAAAAAAGCAGCACCAAAGAAAAAGCCTAAACCTAAACCGAAAACCGCTTCAGAGCGCAGCAAAATTGAAGGCCCAGAGCACTTTATGCAGCATAACCGCAGCACCAAGCATAAAGGCCAAGCCAAAGGTGGCGGCAAAGGCCAAACTAAAGGTCAGCAAGCTAAAGGCGCAGGCAAAGGCAGCAAAGGTAAACCAAGTGGTGGTCGCAAGCCTAACCGAGCTCGTTAGTCACGATTTAAAGCAGATATAAACAGGGCGTCAGTAGCAATACCGACGCCCTGTTTTTTAACAAGTTATTACTGCATTATTTGCTTAGTAAAAATGTCATTGGAATACTTAACCTTTCAGCCCAGTCGTTCTCGTTATGGGCTTTACCTTTAAAAAAGTGGCTTTGCCATAGCTCTTTATCATACTCAGCAGCCTCAAACAGTTTATCCACATCAGCTTGAAGCGGCGGATACATAGCATCAAGGGTTTGATCGCCATAATCAAAATACAATTTCACTTGAGGCTTAGTGGCAATCTGCTTAGCTAAATATTGATTAAACACCTGTGGGATCGGGTTATTGTCTTGAGCAAATGATCCTGGCCAATGGGTCGATAAACACGCAGCACCACCAAAGACTTGTGGATACTCTAACACCGTATACCAAGAGATTAACCCTCCCATACTTGAGCCCATAATAAAGGTATTTTGCTTATCTGTTGCGACCTTGAAGTGAGTATCGATATAGGGTTTTAGCTCAGTAACGATAAACTCAGCATACTTATCAGAATACACCGCCTGCGCTAATAGCTTTTCAGTTTCATTGCGCTGGGTTTGATACAAACTGGTTTGCTTATCTTCACTTAAAGACTCAAACGGCTTTTGCGGAAAATACTCACTATGACGAGACTGCTCGGCATTATGAATGCCCACCACAATAAATGGTTTTATGTCCTCACTTTTATTCAAAGTTGCTGCAGTTTCATCCACTTCCCATGCCGTACCGTTCCATGACTTAGATGCATCAAACAGCACCTTGCCGTCATGCATATACACCACGGCATAAGGTGCGTTAGCGGGGTAATCTTCAGGTAACCACACATCAATAGGGCGTGGTTTTATAAGGGTAAATTCAATGTATTTTTCATCAAGACGTTGTAATGTCCCTTGGCTGACAGCAGGTAATGACTTTTGTGAAGATTCAGGTGCTGCACCAGTCTTAGATTCAATATTGACTGCCGCTGCGCTGTATGACAAAAAAGATAACATTACAGTCACTAACAGAGGCGTCGTCACCTTAATAAAAGACGTAGAACCATTATTCTTGTTTAGCTTAAAAGCCATATTGTTTTCCCTTACAACACGATTGATTACCCATAACAAACATAAAAATACATTAATTCAATTAAAAAAATAACACTAGCTAAATTAGCCATGCTTTAAGCTAGTTAGTAATGTCGTCCTAGTTTGAAGTGTCGTGTTACTGCCACAGCCTAAGCCGAACATAACAGCGATAATACATCCCTCCTCCATAAAGCCATAATGTGGTCGTACAATTACCTAATAACAAAAATTCATATCCCACCAACGTAGGGTCAATGACCAAAACAATATGCAGTGAGTAAACCTACATTAGCGAGTTTGGTAAAAAAGGAAGTGGGGATTAGCGATAGAATGTGGTGCAAAAATTTACTTATAAATTGTCGCACTGAAGGCATTTCCTCAACACCAAACCAGTGCAACATATATCAGAAAAGCTCGGTTACGAATCAGTGAGTGCTTTTATCACCATGTTCAAAAAAGCACTGTCGAAATCACCCAAGCGATATATGAAAGAGCTAGCACAATAATGATATTGCCGACTTTTCAGTTTGCTACTTGTTTAAAAATGACAATAACCAACTATGAATCGCATAACTGTATTTAGTCGGTATTTTATAAGCGAGCTGCACTGAGCCTTTACGTGTTATCAAATAAGTTATTTTAGCCACATTAACAACACCTACAACTTCAGATAATGGGTATTTCCTCGCACCAAATAGGCTTGTTTTGACAATCAAATTACCATGGTCAATCTTCAAGCGAGTCGGTACACAATTATTAATGATAAGGAGGCTAATACCGCTTGAAAAGATGAAGGCTGTTAAGTACTGCACTGCAACTGGGATGTATGTAAAACCTTCCAACGCAGATAAATAAAGCAAAAAAACGCTAGTCATTATTGCCCATAAGATAAGGCTAATAGGTATAGCCCATTGTCTAATGATTCCGCCTCGTGTAAAGGCAATTCTTAATTCTTGAAAGCCAGTTTCTTTAACGGTTGAATCATTAGGTAATGTGGTTTTCTGATGATTTTTCAATAAGCCTATAGCGCTAAATTTATGTCTTTTATGCTGCACGATCAAGGCTAAATCAGTATCAAAATGCTGCTCAATAAACAACGCAATATCGAGCATAGTTGGAAAACTTCTAATCAAAAGATTCCATTCCGGATAGCTGTAGAATTTAAGACTGTAGTGATGATTAGCCCGCTCATTACTATCAAAAAACGCCTCTACCTCACCGCTGGTGAAACCTGACATTTCCAGTAAAGATAGACCGTTATTGGTGATGATTTCTTTATTGGTGGTAATACCAAACCAAGACTTAGTTTTGGTTAATTCTTTATTTACAGCATCAATGACTAACCGATTAACTTTAAATACGGGGAAGAAAAAACAATAACCGACAAGGGCGATAATAAGTGGCATGAGTAGCTCGCCAGTATCTTGATAGCCAAACCAACCTAAATAAATAAGCCCTGAACCCAACGCCGCCAATACATTACCAAAAATGAAATCGATGATGCCACCAGTATCTTGTAGCACAATACGCTCATCCGTCTGCTTACAAATTTTATAACTCATTACATCCCTTTAATATTTTTTAGCCATTTAAAAACAAAGCCCTATTGCTTTCGCAGTAGGGCTTTTACTTACCTAATCAAGGTTTTTGAGCTAAGTACCAGCGATTATCTTCAAACTGTTCAAAGCCACACGAACTTCTTCTTACCTTTTCCATTGTGCCTGCTTTATATTTAATTTTTATTCGCTTTATATTATGGCCTTTATACATTTTTTCTGTGAATTCATCCGCTATTTCGAAAATATCGTACTCCGTCAAAGGATCACTGCCAAAGCGCTTTAAATGTCCTTCGTACCATTTTTTCTCTAACCTTTCTTCTCGACTACTTAATGATTTAGGTAGCAGGCGAAAAAACAATTCTGGGTCATTCTTTAAAAAACTATTCACCATATATTCTTGGCAAACTGCTTTTAAATTTTCATCAGAGCCGTCTTCAATTCCTGCAAAGCGCTCTAGAGCACTTGCTGAAAAATTCAAGCCTAGACTTAACATCAAGCTCAAAAACACAAATCTTATTTTCATTACTATTCCTTTAGTTTTATCTTTGAAAATCCAATTATCCATATCGAGAAACTGAGGTTTATTAGTTGTTTTGCTGCGCCCTTCTGCGCTCCACATCTGCTTTAGTCATTCCCATTGCATCTGTCATGTAGCACATTTTAACCATCTGAAACATTTGCACTAACGAGCTGATTCGCCCCGCATGCATTTGTACGTTTAACATCGCCATAGTCGCGCCCATTTCATCATTATCGCCAACGGATGCAGCAACAGTACTCAAGGCTGAATTTGCCTCGGTAATCTCCGCTATCATGCGTTGATATTCCGTGACATTTTCAGGTACATAACAGGTGGATGTTTCGGGTAATTGACTTAAAAAAATCTGATATTCATCAACAAATTTATTGGCCTCAACCAAGGTTTGCTCACCGAGTTGTTGTAACTCTTGCACTTTACCGCTTTTAAACATATCAATGGCACTGGTCTGCGCCTCTGTCATTCGATTAAACTCTTCCATAAGCGCCAGCTGTTTATCGGTTATAACTTGGCTACGTTCCGTTATCGGTAATGTTTTAGCATCAAATGAGGCTATGGCGGCTTGGTTCCCTGCTAGGGATGCAAAACTTGTTGCTGTTAATGCAGCCAACAATAAAGTGCGTTTTATATATTTCATTCTAAAATCCATTTTAGTTTTCGGTTTTTGATAGATTAATCTTATGTTTGCAACACTATAAACAACCGATATAGGCCGTAGCACAACATGATTGATAACCCTAAAGCCAAGTAGTACGGCATTACATTAATGGCTTACGCTCTTAGATTCCAATGCACACCTTCTAAACGAGCAAATAACATACAAAGACAACGCCCATAAGCATTACCTCAAACTAAAAAAACATCCTTTGTAATAATTGCTATCATTATTGATTTAGCCCAGAATTCTGTCTTTACATATTAAGGTTATATAGCAACCTGTTGGT
This window of the Shewanella goraebulensis genome carries:
- a CDS encoding PhoX family protein, with product MSKATFDPTRFNKSNNTPFNEVLDKHLSRRNFVKSGLGLSAMTAFSGFGIAGCSSDSDSNNDSTPVDDTPTTPDTPNVSLATLGFESIAGSKTDAVTVAAGYSAYVLAPWGEPLNDKANAFKEDGSNTAEDQANSMGMHHDGMHFFPLTEAGDDGLLCVNHEYIDQAALHPMGPTVDADGHRTELDEIRKEINAHGISVVRIKLNNGMWETVKNDDHNRRFTGATVMDIAGPLAYSSYLETRYSPDGSQARGTLNNCGNGYTPWGTYLTCEENWPGYFVNRGELTQEQQRIGLSTSGTRYGWDHLAGNDDERLDEFARFDVTPSGSSAANDYRNEANGHGYIVEIDPYNPNSRAVKRTALGRFRHEGCTFGKLAVGKPVVFYSGHDSRFEYLYKYESTALWDEADANSTNRIITGDKYMNDGTLYVAKFSEDGVGEWLPLTLDSVTTDGNTLADSFDSIAAIILNTAGAADLVGATPMDRPEWASVDPFTGTVYLTLTNNTKRVDSTNPANPRLNNSFGHIIRWDEGSNATEFTWDIFVFGSPADGDEDTNRSGLTDLNQFASPDGLAFDKRGILWVQTDNGADEVEEYTNDQMLAIVPSPMTDDNGQQQVVSADNQAELKRFFVGPNGCEVTGFAITPDYTTVFANIQHPSNWPYSAVATEETPAGTTVRARAATVVIRKDDGAEVGV
- a CDS encoding MarR family winged helix-turn-helix transcriptional regulator, producing the protein MSESLSALMALSSAFGRFNKKIDRALSVHGISFTEFQVLEKLAQSPNQVMSRVELAEATNLTASGITRLLMPMEKIHLIDKEKNSRDARVSLVKLTTAGKEVYQDASVTSQSCSEGTTKQLTEKQVAQLQLFLSKLS
- a CDS encoding alpha/beta hydrolase — translated: MAFKLNKNNGSTSFIKVTTPLLVTVMLSFLSYSAAAVNIESKTGAAPESSQKSLPAVSQGTLQRLDEKYIEFTLIKPRPIDVWLPEDYPANAPYAVVYMHDGKVLFDASKSWNGTAWEVDETAATLNKSEDIKPFIVVGIHNAEQSRHSEYFPQKPFESLSEDKQTSLYQTQRNETEKLLAQAVYSDKYAEFIVTELKPYIDTHFKVATDKQNTFIMGSSMGGLISWYTVLEYPQVFGGAACLSTHWPGSFAQDNNPIPQVFNQYLAKQIATKPQVKLYFDYGDQTLDAMYPPLQADVDKLFEAAEYDKELWQSHFFKGKAHNENDWAERLSIPMTFLLSK
- the gloA2 gene encoding SMU1112c/YaeR family gloxylase I-like metalloprotein: MFNGIHHVAIICNDYSVSKRFYTEVLGFKVIAENYREARDSYKLDLQLPDGSQIELFSIPNSPKRPSYPEAQGLRHLAFKVDDIDATVAYLGRHNIKVEPVRVDEYTGKKFTFFSDPDDLPLEVYETDS
- a CDS encoding GNAT family N-acetyltransferase, which translates into the protein MSATQELNLSLQPITSADLPLLFEFQNDPLANDMADFPARNKADFIAHWQQNILASDTAIAEGIWLKDDAGTLELVGSIVCWSMTAESADAPLQIEHYLGYWIGPANWGKGIATDAVSQFITRCHRRPLLANVVEHNIGSIKVLKNNGFVNINPEQFSLPIEANMQLFYLN
- the rluF gene encoding 23S rRNA pseudouridine(2604) synthase RluF; amino-acid sequence: MTDSAMRLNKYISESGICSRRDADRFIEQGNVFINGKRAQVGDQVSFGDKVKVNGQDIEPRDAEDLVFIALNKPVGIVSTTEGTERDNIVDFVNHSTRIFPIGRLDKDSQGLIFLTNNGDLVNKILRAGNNHDKEYVVTVNKPITDDFIKGMGAGVPILGVVTKKCKVEQVSPYAFKIVLVQGLNRQIRRMCEYFNFEVTKLERQQIMNVSLKGLPIGEWRDLDKQELDVLFDMIKDSSSEDKKAAPKKKPKPKPKTASERSKIEGPEHFMQHNRSTKHKGQAKGGGKGQTKGQQAKGAGKGSKGKPSGGRKPNRAR
- a CDS encoding DUF4287 domain-containing protein is translated as MDKALQTMIDNMPEKTGKSLAQWLVILSEQNIEKHGQAVKYLKEQHGVTHGFANTIVTLSKQKDESADDLVSQQYQGKEQLTPIYDLLTSTVKGFGDDVVITPKKASVSIIRKKQFALIKPATKSRIDLGLKLKDTAPQGCLEGSGPFGTMCSHRIQLKEVGDVNAEVKQWLLEAYKQSV
- a CDS encoding DEAD/DEAH box helicase; translation: MSASALSFSSLGLHPTLTQRLTVLGYEQPTDIQAAAIPLLLAGEDVMAGAQTGTGKTAAFALPILQGILNANAVSDTSSVSGSVLDNNNRIKALILVPTRELAQQVHQSVTDYANGTDIKAVVVYGGVSIKAQVNAIQADCDILIATPGRLLDHLRNQVMSLASLEYFVLDEADRMLDMGFKEEIVEVLKRLPKQRQTALFSATLDDQIFRFSQRLLRSPKIVETAKRNSTAAKIIERVYNLDSERKSALLSHVINKESWSQVLVFSRTKQGADKISEQLKSSNINAAPFHADLSQFVRESTLADFKTGKVSVLVATDVAARGLDIEQLDAVINFELPFKAEDYVHRIGRTGRAGKEGIAVTLLSPDDEGLLVAVERKLDRRLPQQWYPGFEPDLTKEPVATPRKAKKGSLKQQARQKALAESAKKRK